Proteins encoded within one genomic window of Thunnus albacares chromosome 13, fThuAlb1.1, whole genome shotgun sequence:
- the mepcea gene encoding 7SK snRNA methylphosphate capping enzyme isoform X1 codes for MRLTVHRGVQAAAYRDPEKFPCLHQLQKPTKMSVDEDKVKTGSPQASSPSSLQLSECTGSYSNISVMMEGTAATPDLAAACPVPGTTASPKHTSTTDTLTQSENAGQSARANENNINRRNSFHHSKQQQQTKVTKRRNTSNSSFKHPTFGKRRRRANSESDSVLPTNFLLGGNIFDPLNLNSLLDEEVNKALNAETPKSSPLPAKSRDPVEILIPRDITDPLNLNSGIADSSFLVSPYKSGGRKRHRNRHHGGGGGGGGGGGGGGISTTQINLSESGKSEVKTGASTPIPGMFASCSALDVSKESDSFSSITGDSHEHSADNSASCKEEMTSASMDDSVLSTSGGPNQHTSRRKRRRNSGKMETPVTHSTPIGKSASGEKCCGTTGAPRNSQSFHTPRSGPKSGSGGRQHQQTYNQAKDQQKKKFQYGNYNKYYGYRNPGASEDPRVRVLRPEWFEGKDVLDLGCNSGHLTLYIAKMLRPARILGLDIDSGLVHAARKNIRHYLSELQTQEARRATQEKKSTEQDEERNGKASHTGSEKKHNEAESRDENGKPVKGESGPAEAVNDNDSCHTDEAGTQRLDSKTEEMAQEDGDSPPADHSVSCSFPVSLRISRGPIAAPPLTETSSTRPGEFPSNVSFVKANYVLENDNLLVTQRPEYDVILCLSVTKWVHLNWGDSGLKRLFKRVYRHLRPGGMFILEPQPWESYVRRKKLTDNISRNYHSICLKPDQFSSYLTNEVGFTSFEHLGAPKCSIRGFQRPIYLFHK; via the exons ATGAGACTCACGGTTCACAGGGGGGTTCAGGCAGCAGCATATCGAG ATCCAGAAAAATTTCCATGTCTGCATCAGCTCCAGAAACCAACCAAGATGTCTGTTGACGAAGATAAAGTAAAAACCGGTAGTCCGCAGGCCAGCTCACCTtcatctctgcagctctctgaatGTACTGGAAGTTACAGTAATATATCTGTAATGATGGAGGGTACCGCAGCCACCCCTGACTTAGCAGCTGCTTGTCCTGTCCCGGGCACTACAGCCTCACCAAAACACACCAGCACCACTGACACTCTCACCCAGTCAGAGAATGCTGGACAGAGTGCCAGAGCGAATGAGAATAACATCAACCGCAGAAACAGCTTTCATCATtccaaacaacagcagcaaacgAAAGTAACAAAGCGCCGCAACACATCCAATTCTAGTTTCAAGCATCCAACATTTGGCAAGAGGAGACGAAGGGCCAACTCCGAGAGTGACTCCGTCCTGCCCACCAACTTCCTCTTGGGTGGGAACATTTTTGACCCACTGAATCTCAACAGTCTGCTGGATGAGGAGGTCAACAAGGCTCTGAATGCAGAGACGCCCAAATCCTCCCCGCTGCCAGCAAAAAGTCGAGACCCCGTGGAGATCCTCATCCCCAGAGACATCACAGATCCACTGAACCTGAACAGTGGGATAGCAGACAGCAGCTTTCTGGTGTCCCCCTACAAGAGCGGTGGGAGGAAGAGACACCGCAACAGACAccacggaggaggaggaggaggaggaggaggaggtggtggtggcggGATTTCAACCACACAGATCAACCTCTCAGAATCAGGAAAAAGTGAGGTTAAAACTGGCGCCTCCACGCCAATTCCAGGTATGTTTGCATCATGCTCTGCACTAGATGTCTCCAAAGAGTCAGACAGTTTCTCCAGTATCACAGGGGATTCCCATGAACACTCAGCTGACAACTCAGCCAGCTGCAAGGAGGAGATGACATCTGCGTCTATGGACGATTCAGTTCTCTCCACATCAGGGGGACCAAACCAGCACACAAGCAGACGCAAGCGAAGGCGCAACTCTGGCAAAATGGAGACTCCAGTGACTCATTCCACCCCCATAGGGAAGTCAGCATCTGGAGAGAAGTGTTGTGGTACTACAGGGGCACCAAGGAATTCTCAGTCCTTCCACACACCAAGGAGTGGGCCCAAATCTGGGTCAGGAGGTCGTCAGCACCAGCAGACCTACAACCAGGCGAAGGAccaacagaagaagaagttcCAGTATGGGAACTATAACAAGTATTATGGCTACCGCAACCCAGGAGCAAGTGAAGACCCACGGGTACGTGTGCTTCGTCCAGAATGGTTTGAAGGTAAAGACGTGCTGGATTTGGGTTGCAACTCAGGCCACCTAACGCTCTATATTGCCAAAATGCTAAGACCTGCACGCATATTGGGTCTGGACATTGACAGTGGTCTGGTACATGCAGCCCGTAAGAACATCAGACATTATCTCTCAGAGCTGCAGACCCAAGAGGCCAGACGTGCAACGCAGGAGAAAAAGAGCACTGAACAGGACGAGGAGAGGAACGGAAAAGCGAGTCACACAGGCAGTGAAAAGAAGCACAATGAAGCCGAGAGCAGGGATGAAAATGGGAAACCAGTGAAAGGAGAAAGTGGCCCTGCAGAGGCTGTAAATGACAATGACTCCTGTCACACAGATGAGGCAGGGACCCAGAGGCTGGACAGCAAAACAGAGGAAATGGCGCAGGAAGATGGTGATTCACCCCCTGCTGACCACTCTGTGAGCTGCTCTTTTCCTGTGTCCCTGCGGATCTCAAGGGGGCCCATCGCTGCACCTCCACTAACAGAAACATCCAGCACGCGGCCCGGGGAGTTCCCCTCAAATGTGTCCTTTGTCAAG GCCAATTATGTACTGGAGAACGATAATCTTCTTGTGACTCAGCGGCCAGAGTACGACGTGATCTTGTGCCTGAGCGTTACCAAATGGGTTCACCTGAACTGGGGGGACAGTGGCCTCAAACGTCTCTTCAAGAGAGTCTATAGACATCTCCGTCCTGGAGGCATGTTCATCCTGGAGCCACAGCCCTGGGAGTCCTATGTGAGGAGGAAGAAGCTGACT GATAATATTAGCAGGAATTATCACAGCATCTGTCTCAAACCTGACCAGTTTTCATCGTACCTTACAAATGAGGTGGGCTTCACCAGTTTTGAGCACCTTGGGGCCCCCAAGTGTTCAATAAGAg GTTTTCAGAGGCCAATCTACTTATTTCACAAATGA
- the mepcea gene encoding 7SK snRNA methylphosphate capping enzyme isoform X2: MSVDEDKVKTGSPQASSPSSLQLSECTGSYSNISVMMEGTAATPDLAAACPVPGTTASPKHTSTTDTLTQSENAGQSARANENNINRRNSFHHSKQQQQTKVTKRRNTSNSSFKHPTFGKRRRRANSESDSVLPTNFLLGGNIFDPLNLNSLLDEEVNKALNAETPKSSPLPAKSRDPVEILIPRDITDPLNLNSGIADSSFLVSPYKSGGRKRHRNRHHGGGGGGGGGGGGGGISTTQINLSESGKSEVKTGASTPIPGMFASCSALDVSKESDSFSSITGDSHEHSADNSASCKEEMTSASMDDSVLSTSGGPNQHTSRRKRRRNSGKMETPVTHSTPIGKSASGEKCCGTTGAPRNSQSFHTPRSGPKSGSGGRQHQQTYNQAKDQQKKKFQYGNYNKYYGYRNPGASEDPRVRVLRPEWFEGKDVLDLGCNSGHLTLYIAKMLRPARILGLDIDSGLVHAARKNIRHYLSELQTQEARRATQEKKSTEQDEERNGKASHTGSEKKHNEAESRDENGKPVKGESGPAEAVNDNDSCHTDEAGTQRLDSKTEEMAQEDGDSPPADHSVSCSFPVSLRISRGPIAAPPLTETSSTRPGEFPSNVSFVKANYVLENDNLLVTQRPEYDVILCLSVTKWVHLNWGDSGLKRLFKRVYRHLRPGGMFILEPQPWESYVRRKKLTDNISRNYHSICLKPDQFSSYLTNEVGFTSFEHLGAPKCSIRGFQRPIYLFHK, encoded by the exons ATGTCTGTTGACGAAGATAAAGTAAAAACCGGTAGTCCGCAGGCCAGCTCACCTtcatctctgcagctctctgaatGTACTGGAAGTTACAGTAATATATCTGTAATGATGGAGGGTACCGCAGCCACCCCTGACTTAGCAGCTGCTTGTCCTGTCCCGGGCACTACAGCCTCACCAAAACACACCAGCACCACTGACACTCTCACCCAGTCAGAGAATGCTGGACAGAGTGCCAGAGCGAATGAGAATAACATCAACCGCAGAAACAGCTTTCATCATtccaaacaacagcagcaaacgAAAGTAACAAAGCGCCGCAACACATCCAATTCTAGTTTCAAGCATCCAACATTTGGCAAGAGGAGACGAAGGGCCAACTCCGAGAGTGACTCCGTCCTGCCCACCAACTTCCTCTTGGGTGGGAACATTTTTGACCCACTGAATCTCAACAGTCTGCTGGATGAGGAGGTCAACAAGGCTCTGAATGCAGAGACGCCCAAATCCTCCCCGCTGCCAGCAAAAAGTCGAGACCCCGTGGAGATCCTCATCCCCAGAGACATCACAGATCCACTGAACCTGAACAGTGGGATAGCAGACAGCAGCTTTCTGGTGTCCCCCTACAAGAGCGGTGGGAGGAAGAGACACCGCAACAGACAccacggaggaggaggaggaggaggaggaggaggtggtggtggcggGATTTCAACCACACAGATCAACCTCTCAGAATCAGGAAAAAGTGAGGTTAAAACTGGCGCCTCCACGCCAATTCCAGGTATGTTTGCATCATGCTCTGCACTAGATGTCTCCAAAGAGTCAGACAGTTTCTCCAGTATCACAGGGGATTCCCATGAACACTCAGCTGACAACTCAGCCAGCTGCAAGGAGGAGATGACATCTGCGTCTATGGACGATTCAGTTCTCTCCACATCAGGGGGACCAAACCAGCACACAAGCAGACGCAAGCGAAGGCGCAACTCTGGCAAAATGGAGACTCCAGTGACTCATTCCACCCCCATAGGGAAGTCAGCATCTGGAGAGAAGTGTTGTGGTACTACAGGGGCACCAAGGAATTCTCAGTCCTTCCACACACCAAGGAGTGGGCCCAAATCTGGGTCAGGAGGTCGTCAGCACCAGCAGACCTACAACCAGGCGAAGGAccaacagaagaagaagttcCAGTATGGGAACTATAACAAGTATTATGGCTACCGCAACCCAGGAGCAAGTGAAGACCCACGGGTACGTGTGCTTCGTCCAGAATGGTTTGAAGGTAAAGACGTGCTGGATTTGGGTTGCAACTCAGGCCACCTAACGCTCTATATTGCCAAAATGCTAAGACCTGCACGCATATTGGGTCTGGACATTGACAGTGGTCTGGTACATGCAGCCCGTAAGAACATCAGACATTATCTCTCAGAGCTGCAGACCCAAGAGGCCAGACGTGCAACGCAGGAGAAAAAGAGCACTGAACAGGACGAGGAGAGGAACGGAAAAGCGAGTCACACAGGCAGTGAAAAGAAGCACAATGAAGCCGAGAGCAGGGATGAAAATGGGAAACCAGTGAAAGGAGAAAGTGGCCCTGCAGAGGCTGTAAATGACAATGACTCCTGTCACACAGATGAGGCAGGGACCCAGAGGCTGGACAGCAAAACAGAGGAAATGGCGCAGGAAGATGGTGATTCACCCCCTGCTGACCACTCTGTGAGCTGCTCTTTTCCTGTGTCCCTGCGGATCTCAAGGGGGCCCATCGCTGCACCTCCACTAACAGAAACATCCAGCACGCGGCCCGGGGAGTTCCCCTCAAATGTGTCCTTTGTCAAG GCCAATTATGTACTGGAGAACGATAATCTTCTTGTGACTCAGCGGCCAGAGTACGACGTGATCTTGTGCCTGAGCGTTACCAAATGGGTTCACCTGAACTGGGGGGACAGTGGCCTCAAACGTCTCTTCAAGAGAGTCTATAGACATCTCCGTCCTGGAGGCATGTTCATCCTGGAGCCACAGCCCTGGGAGTCCTATGTGAGGAGGAAGAAGCTGACT GATAATATTAGCAGGAATTATCACAGCATCTGTCTCAAACCTGACCAGTTTTCATCGTACCTTACAAATGAGGTGGGCTTCACCAGTTTTGAGCACCTTGGGGCCCCCAAGTGTTCAATAAGAg GTTTTCAGAGGCCAATCTACTTATTTCACAAATGA
- the defbl2 gene encoding LOW QUALITY PROTEIN: defensin, beta-like 2 (The sequence of the model RefSeq protein was modified relative to this genomic sequence to represent the inferred CDS: deleted 2 bases in 1 codon) yields MQHQPVNSSVKAYWYPDMKGLSLVLLALLLMFAVGEGNDPETQYWTCGYRGLCRRICHAQEYIVGHHGCPRRYRCCAVRS; encoded by the exons ATGCAGCATCAGCCTGTCAACAGCAGTGTC AAAGCTTATTGGTACCCAGACATGAAGGGACTGAGCTTGGTTCTCCTTGCGCTTCTCCTGATGTTTGCAGTCGGGGAGG GCAATGATCCAGAAACGCAGTACTGGACATGCGGGTATAGAGGACTCTGCAGACGCATCTGCCATGCTCAGGAGTACATTGTTGGTCATCATGGTTGCCCTCGAAGATACAG GTGCTGTGCAGTGCGGTCTTAG
- the spag7 gene encoding sperm-associated antigen 7 homolog, translating to MADLLGSILNSMEKPPTVGDQESRRKAREQAARLKKMEEDEKRKKAEFRKKMEKEVSDFIQDSSQQKRKYNPMGKIERSILHDVAEVAGLTSFSFGEDEESRYVMLFKKEFAPSDEELEAYRKGEEWDPQLAEQRRRLKEQAALEEAASSQTKKSEACPNSNYRDKYSHLIGTSAAKDAAHTLEANSAYGCVPVANKRDTRSIEEAMNEIRAKKRQKREDDTGAQGSSS from the exons ATGGCGGACCTGCTAGGTTCAATCTTAAACTCGATGGAGAAGCCTCCGACAGTCGGCGACCAAGAAAGCCGACGAAAGGCTCGAG aACAAGCAGCAAGACTCAAGAAGATGGAGGAagatgagaaaagaaagaaagcagagtTCAGGAAAAAG ATGGAGAAAGAGGTGTCGGATTTCATCCAAGACAGTTCACAGCAGAAGAGAAAATATAACCCTATGGGGAAGATCGAAAGGAGTATATT GCATGATGTTGCAGAAGTGGCTGGTCtgacttctttttcttttggggaggatgaggagagccGTTACGTCATGCTTTTCAAGAAG GAGTTTGCTCCATCAGATGAGGAACTGGAAGCCTATCGCAAAGGAGAGGAGTGGGATCCCCAGCTGGCAGAACAACGGCGCAGACTAAAA GAACAGGCTGCGTTGGAAGAAGCAGCATCCAGTCAGACAAAGAAGTCAGAAGCATGTCCCAACTCCAATTATAGAGACAAGTACAGTCACCTGATTGGCACCTCAGCTGCAAAAGATGCAGCACATACACTAGAGGCCAACAGTGCTTACGGCTGTG TTCCGGTGGCCAACAAGAGAGACACCCGCTCCATAGAAGAAGCCATGAATGAAATCAGAGCGAAGAAACGGCAGAAGCGAGAGGACGACACGGGAGCACAGGGCAGCAGTTCTTGA